The Punica granatum isolate Tunisia-2019 chromosome 4, ASM765513v2, whole genome shotgun sequence genome has a window encoding:
- the LOC116204225 gene encoding uncharacterized protein LOC116204225: MKETIRALQANETRPNASYGDYSLFPSMRLPSKVKIPEFKTYEGTTDPRHHLRHYRGKILQYWDYEEFVIHSFQDSLTGSALDWFMSLKAEDIPTWADLSRKFIDQYQCYAETPSTLQELSTREMAQGQKFEDYAAKWRAQAAKHIPPISKVQHIQLFHSTIRGVYYSHLLANTSSFFDLIEAEKKLDMGMKLDGMEGPVGKGEGEPSRRTTVGVPSTGGRKGKETAVNIVNSGHPRAQHYLVNLAPVPPAAPAYFPPPPQHQPQSIYYSAPTVPPPMTSQPFVHHYTPVSTPSPQPKPPMSRAPPPAQQAPGSQGPQVDAAQYRSRKQRIDNNRLTFNVIRPPNVQANPLPDHRPSSGPYINMISVCTLWEDANVQDDPPPFVIDYTPKEPTVEFTRHIASLAPLVIDIPAREPYLDNKVPWTYERGVGNLERQFSVMGVTRSGRVYENPVITDKGKARATEVGAVPRTTPFPPNKVTEEEVEVFMKIIKASEYRVVEQMAKSPAHVSLLTLLLSSEPHREALLQVLTAVQVPKETPLDRIEATVSSIFSNTISFSEDELPSEGWAQSRALHIVCKCNNYVIGES, from the exons ATGAAGGAGACAATACGAGCCCTGCAAGCAAATGAGACTCGCCCCAACGCAAGCTATGGCGACTATAGTCTCTTCCCAAGCATGCGGTTACCCTCGAAGGTCAAGATCCCTGAGTTTAAGACTTATGAAGGCACGACAGATCCGCGACACCACCTTCGCCATTACCGGGGAAAGATACTACAgtattgggattacgaggaattcgtcatccaCTCATTTCAAGATAGCCTGacaggatcggccctcgattggttcatgtcgctgaAGGCCGAAGACATCCCTACATGGGCGGACCTCTCCCGAAAGTTCATCGATCAATACCAATGCTACGCGGAGACGCCTTCGACCCTTCAAGAGTTGAGCACGAGAGAAATGGCGCAAGGCCAAAAGTTCGAAGATTACGCCGCCaaatggcgtgcccaagcggcgAAACATATCCCTCCAATCAGCAAGGTACAACATATTcaattattccactccacCATACGAGGAGTGTACTACTCGCATCTGTTGGCCAACACATCCTCGTTTttcgacctcatcgaggccgagaagaagcttgacatgggtaTGAAGCTCGACGGGATGGAAGGCCCTGTCGGCAAGGGTGAAGGAGAACCCTCTAGAAGGACCACCGTCGGAGTGCCCTCCACAGGAGGCAGGAAAGGCAAGGAAACGGCGGTCAACATCGTCAACTCGGGACACCCAAGGGCCCAGCATTACTTAGTGAATCTCGCGCCCGTACCACCTGCCGCTCCTGCTTACTTCCCACCACCTCCACAGCACCAACCTCAATCGATCTACTACTCGGCTCCAACGGTTCCACCACCGATGACCTCGCAGCCGTTCGTACATCACTATACACCTGTCTCAACTCCATCCCCTCAACCTAAGCCTCCGATGTCGAGAGCTCCTCCGCCGGCGCAGCAGGCCCCTGGTTCACAAGGCCCACAGGTCGACGCCGCTCAATACCGATCACGCAAGCA AAGGATCGACAACAACAGGCTCACCTTCAATGTCATCAGGCCCCCAAATGTGCAGGCTAACCCCCTCCCTGATCACAGGCCGAGCTCGGGACCCTACATAAACATGATCAGTGTATGCACCTTGTGGGAGGACGCGAACGTACAGGATGATCCCCCTCCCTTCGTGATCGATTATACCCCTAAAGAACCCACGGTCGAGTTCACAAGGCATATAGCCTCACTAGCCCCTCTTGTCATAGATATCCCCGCCCGGGAACCGTATTTGGACAACAAAGTCCCTTGGACCTATGAAAGAGGCGTCGGGAACCTCGAGCGACAGTTCAGTGTCATGGGCGTGACACGCTCGGGGAGAGTATATGAGAATCCGGTGATCacagacaaagggaaggcgcgCGCCACTGAAGTTGGGGCAGTACCCAGAACTACGCCTTTTCCGCCCAATAAGGTGACCGAAGAGGAAGTTGAAGTATTCATGAAGATCATAAAGGCGAGCGAGTACAGGGTGGTAGAGCAGATGGCCAAGTCTCCAGCCCATGTCTCTCTACTCACTCTCCTCCTCAGTTCGGAGCCACACCGGGAGGCTCTCCTGCAGGTGTTAACGGCGGTGCAAGTCCCGAAGGAAACGCCCCTAGACAGGATAGAAGCGACCGTTAGCTCCattttctccaacaccatctcgttttcggaAGATGAACTCCCCTCCGAAGGGTGGGCACAAtcacgggcgttgcacatcgtctgcaagtgcaacaactatGTCATCGGCGAGTCATGA
- the LOC116204226 gene encoding uncharacterized protein LOC116204226, with protein sequence MTNIAKWRCQLTEYDIEYVFRTSIKGQAIADHLAEFPIEDDTPINSDFPDEGILQVDDEEDEPTWKMYFDGAVNSVGSGVGAVLISPDGHHYPVAAKVDFSCTNNMAEYETKDAKLIPYHEYLEELTKSFEKISFTYTPRTKNQFADALATLASMASITKGNLIEPLEIEIAKGPTYCDAIEATDAKPWYEDIKHLLQTGQYPPFVDRRDRKTLRRLVVHYFLSGETLYRRSFDATLLRCIDIHEVWRLMEEVHGGSCGPHMNWLMLAKKLMRLGYYWSTMETDCVRETFSGGAIILSDMDETENTLPINADAIKKYYP encoded by the exons ATGACGAACATCGCAAAATGGCGCTGCCAACTGACAGAATATGATATCGAGTACGTGTTTCGCACGTCAATCAAAGGGCAAGCAATCGCCGACCACCTAGCGGAATTCCCAATTGAGGATGACACACCGATTAATTCCGACTTCCCGgacgaagggatcctccaagtagATGATGAGGAGGATGAGCCGacgtggaagatgtatttcgacggggCGGTCAATTCCGTAGGATCCGGAgtcggcgcagtgctgatatcccctgacGGGCACCATTATCCGGTTGCTGCGAAAGTTGACTTCTCCTGCACCAATAACATGGCCGAATACGAG acaaaggacgcaaaGTTAATCCCGTACCACGAGTATCTCGAGGAGTTGACAAAAAGCTTCGAGAAGATCTCATTCACCTACACTCCGCGTACGAAGAACCAATTTGCGGACGCGCTCGCAACACTCGCATCCATGGCGAGCATCACAAAGGGGAacctcatcgagcccctcgagattgagatcgCCAAAGGTCCGACCTATTGCGACGCCATCGAAGCAACCGACGCTAAACCGTGGTACGAGGACATCAAGCACCTCCTGCAAACGGGCCAATATCCTCCATTCGTTGATCGCCGCGACCGGAAGACGCTAAGACGACTAGTAGTGCACTACTTCTTAAGCGGCGAAACACTCTATCGGCGATCCTTCGACGCTACATTGCTCAGGTGCATCGACATACACGAGGTGTGgcgtctcatggaggaggtACACGGGGGAAGTTGCGGCCCTCACATGAACTGGCTCATGCTTGCCAAGAAGCTCATGCGCTTGGGATATTATTGGTCTACTATGGAAACCGACTGCGTCAG GGAGACCTTCTCTGGAGGAGCAATCAttttaagcgacatggacgaaaCAGAAAACACACTCCCGATCAATGCCGACGCtattaagaagtattatccctGA